A genomic region of Melopsittacus undulatus isolate bMelUnd1 chromosome 5, bMelUnd1.mat.Z, whole genome shotgun sequence contains the following coding sequences:
- the TMEM60 gene encoding transmembrane protein 60 produces MRMSLAQRVLLTWLFTLLFLIMLVLKLDEKAPWNWFLIFIPVWIFDTILLVMLIVKMAGRCKSGFDPRNGSQNIKKKAWYLIAMLLKLAFCLALCAKLQRFATMKLAYVFIPLWALLIGGMVELGYNIFYVRRD; encoded by the coding sequence ATGAGAATGTCCCTGGCCCAAAGAGTACTACTGACATGGCTTTTTACGTTACTCTTCCTGATCATGCTGGTGCTAAAGCTGGATGAGAAAGCGCCATGGAACTGGTTCCTCATCTTTATTCCAGTCTGGATATTCGATACCATCCTTCTAGTTATGCTCATTGTGAAAATGGCCGGACGCTGCAAGTCTGGCTTTGACCCTCGCAACGGCTCCCAGAACATCAAGAAGAAAGCCTGGTACCTCATTGCAATGCTGCTCAAACTGGCTTTCTGCCTCGCCCTCTGCGCTAAACTGCAGCGATTCGCCACCATGAAACTAGCCTATGTATTCATCCCTCTGTGGGCCCTGCTCATCGGGGGTATGGTTGAACTCGGATATAATATCTTCTATGTACGAAGAGACTAA